A DNA window from Brassica napus cultivar Da-Ae chromosome A4, Da-Ae, whole genome shotgun sequence contains the following coding sequences:
- the LOC106388411 gene encoding cysteine-rich receptor-like protein kinase 18 isoform X7, which yields MAEKIRESILCFFFVFIIYFSAICVSAQTCDNTTGTFKPDSLYDKNRRFILSSLASNVTAHNGYFNGSIGLDPDRVYATGMCAPGAEPDVCSRCIETTSESLLRNCLNETRAFSWSAEENLCLVRYSSRSLSGLLVMAPRGALYNTQTFTIRNQTDFDYVCKKLLFGLIAKTTSSSGNNSSKYYAHNESLVPFYGSISSWMQCTPDVSPNDCRTCLQRNVIDYENCCREHLGGLISRPSCFFRWELYPSPPSVSNLTTINKKADSRNSGGIIAAIVVVVTIILIVVGLVIFKRRNQKQEIELPTESVQFDLKTIEAATSNFSERNKLGQGGFGEVYKGMLMNGTEVAVKRLSKKSEQGDTEFKNEVIVVAKLQHRNLVRLLGFSLHGEEKLLVYEFVPNKSLDYFLFDPKKRIQLDWGVRHNIIHGITRGILYLHHDSRLKIIHRDLKASNILLDADMSPKIADFGMARIFGMDQNVANTARVVGTLLDFAAVTWLLSM from the exons ATGGCAGAAAAGATTCGTGAATCAATCCTGTGTTTCTTCTTCGTGTTTATCATATACTTCAGTGCCATTTGTGTTTCTGCACAAACTTGTGACAACACTACTGGAACTTTCAAACCCGATAGTCTTTATGACAAGAACCGACGTTTCATCCTCTCTAGTCTCGCTTCTAACGTCACGGCTCACAACGGCTACTTCAACGGTTCGATTGGGCTTGATCCGGACCGAGTCTATGCCACCGGAATGTGTGCTCCAGGTGCTGAACCTGATGTTTGCTCTCGCTGTATCGAGACCACATCTGAGAGTTTATTACGGAACTGTCTGAACGAGACACGCGCTTTCTCCTGGTCAGCAGAAGAAAATCTTTGCCTTGTTCGTTACTCTAGCCGTTCTCTCTCAGGGTTGCTCGTCATGGCCCCTCGTGGAGCCCTTTACAATACCCAAACTTTCACAATAAGGAATCAAACCGACTTTGATTACGTGTGTAAGAAATTATTGTTTGGTCTGATCGCTAAAACAACTTCTTCTAGCGGTAACAATTCATCTAAATATTATGCACACAATGAATCCCTCGTGCCTTTTTATGGAAGCATATCTTCTTGGATGCAATGTACACCGGATGTTTCTCCAAACGATTGTCGCACTTGCCTACAGAGAAATGTTATTGACTATGAGAATTGTTGCCGTGAGCACCTAGGCGGCCTCATATCACGACCGAGCTGCTTTTTCAGATGGGAATTGTATCCTTCACCTCCCTCGGTATCCAATTTGACAACCATAAACAAGAAAG CAGATTCAAGAAACTCAGGAGGAATTATCGCGGCAATAGTTGTTGTTGTTACCATAATATTGATTGTTGTAGGCTTGGTTATTTTCAAGCGAAGAAATCAGAAGCAAGAAATTGAACTTCcaa CGGAATCTGTTCAATTTGATTTGAAGACAATTGAAGCTGCGACCAGCAACTTTTCTGAACGTAATAAGCTTGGTCAAGGTGGATTTGGTGAGGTTTACAAG GGTATGCTCATGAATGGCACTGAAGTTGCGGTAAAGAGACTGTCGAAAAAATCAGAACAAGGTGACACAGAGTTCAAGAACGAGGTTATTGTTGTTGCAAAACTTCAGCACAGAAATCTTGTTAGACTTCTTGGGTTCTCGCTACATGGAGAAGAGAAGTTACTAGTCTATGAGTTTGTTCCTAACAAAAGCCTCGATTATTTCCTTTTCG ACCCTAAGAAGAGAATTCAGTTGGACTGGGGAGTGAGACACAACATCATTCATGGGATTACACGAGGGATATTATATCTTCATCATGATTCACGTCTGAAAATCATACATCGTGACCTCAAAGCGAGTAACATTCTCTTGGATGCTGACATGAGCCCAAAAATTGCTGATTTTGGAATGGCAAGGATATTCGGAATGGACCAAAATGTAGCCAATACAGCAAGAGTAGTTGGGACCTT attagattttgCAGCGGTTACATGGCTCCTGAGTATGTGA